A single window of Bradyrhizobium daqingense DNA harbors:
- a CDS encoding penicillin-binding protein 1A has product MRLLVRFMGFLFAAGTVVFLVGVGAVAGLIWHFSKDLPDYSQLQDYEPPVMTRVHAVDGSLVGEYAKERRLYLPIQAVPKLVINAFLAAEDKNFYEHGGIDYTGMARAGLVYIQNYGSNRRPQGASTITQQVAKNFLLTNEVSFARKIKEALLAMRIEKTYSKDKILELYLNEIYLGLGAYGIAAASLVYFDKSVNELTVAEASYLAALPKMPATLHPVRNRDRAIERRNYVIDRLVENGWVKQADADKARKEPLAVTSRSNGAHTFAGEYFAEEVRRDIFERYGEKKLYEGGLSVRTTLDPKIQVMARKAMVAGLVNYDEQQGYRGAMSKLDISGDWGVKLAEIKSLSDISPWRMAVVLETSDQSARIGFQPGRELGGAVSKQRETGIVTVDGVRWARALQGGTRGKTPTAVSQVLQPGDVIYADPLYKDGHPVEGQYRLRQIPEVSGAMVAMDPWTGRVLAMVGGFSFDQSQFNRATQAYRQPGSSFKPIVYSAALDNGYTPSTVVLDAPIEIDQGQGAGVWRPENFSSGKFQGPVTLRNALRQSLNTVTVRLAQDIGMPLIGEYSRRFGVYDELPNYLSYALGAGETTAMRMVTAYSMLANGGRRVKPTLIDRIQDRYGHTIFKHDQRECRGCDAPGGWKNQPEPQLIDRREQVLDPMTAYQITELMEGVVQSGTATVIKEVGKPVAGKTGTTNEAKDAWFVGFSPDIAVAVYMGYDKPRPLGKGNAATGGHLAAPIVRDFLKLALADKPAVPFKVPAGIKLVRVAAKTGMRAGPGETGGTILEAFKPGTAPPDNYSVIGVADADARGGMSAQQQPDSGFLMRPGTGGLW; this is encoded by the coding sequence ATGCGCTTGCTGGTGCGGTTCATGGGCTTCCTGTTCGCCGCGGGAACAGTGGTGTTCCTTGTCGGTGTCGGGGCCGTGGCAGGCCTGATCTGGCATTTCTCCAAGGACTTGCCGGACTACTCTCAGCTTCAGGATTACGAGCCGCCGGTGATGACGCGCGTCCATGCGGTGGACGGATCGCTAGTCGGCGAATACGCCAAGGAGCGGCGGCTGTATCTGCCGATCCAGGCCGTGCCCAAGCTCGTGATCAACGCGTTTCTCGCGGCCGAGGACAAGAATTTCTACGAGCATGGCGGCATCGACTACACCGGCATGGCGCGCGCAGGTCTGGTCTACATCCAGAACTACGGCTCGAACCGGCGTCCGCAGGGCGCCTCGACCATTACCCAGCAGGTCGCCAAGAACTTCCTTCTGACCAACGAGGTCTCCTTCGCGCGCAAGATCAAGGAAGCCTTGCTGGCGATGCGCATCGAGAAGACCTACTCGAAGGACAAGATCCTCGAGCTGTATCTGAACGAGATCTATCTCGGCCTCGGCGCCTACGGCATTGCGGCGGCGTCGCTGGTCTATTTCGACAAGTCGGTGAACGAGCTGACGGTGGCGGAAGCGTCCTATCTGGCCGCCCTGCCGAAGATGCCCGCGACCCTGCATCCGGTGCGCAACCGCGACCGCGCCATCGAGCGCCGCAATTACGTGATCGATCGTCTGGTGGAGAACGGCTGGGTCAAGCAGGCCGATGCCGACAAGGCGCGCAAGGAGCCGCTCGCCGTCACCAGCCGGTCCAACGGCGCCCACACCTTCGCCGGCGAATATTTCGCCGAGGAAGTCCGCCGCGACATCTTCGAACGCTATGGCGAGAAGAAGCTGTATGAAGGCGGCCTGTCCGTCCGCACCACACTCGATCCGAAGATCCAGGTCATGGCGCGAAAGGCGATGGTGGCCGGCCTCGTGAATTATGACGAGCAGCAGGGCTATCGCGGCGCCATGAGCAAGCTCGACATTTCGGGCGATTGGGGCGTGAAGCTCGCCGAGATCAAGTCGCTCTCCGACATCTCGCCATGGCGCATGGCCGTGGTGCTGGAAACCAGTGATCAGTCGGCGCGCATCGGCTTCCAGCCGGGCCGCGAGCTCGGCGGCGCGGTGAGCAAGCAGCGCGAGACCGGCATCGTCACGGTCGACGGCGTGCGTTGGGCGCGGGCCCTGCAGGGCGGCACAAGGGGCAAGACGCCGACGGCGGTGTCGCAGGTGCTTCAGCCCGGCGATGTCATCTATGCCGACCCACTCTACAAGGACGGTCATCCCGTCGAAGGCCAGTACCGCCTCCGCCAGATCCCGGAAGTCTCCGGAGCGATGGTGGCGATGGATCCCTGGACCGGCCGCGTGCTCGCGATGGTCGGCGGTTTCTCCTTCGACCAGAGCCAGTTCAATCGCGCCACGCAGGCCTATCGGCAGCCGGGTTCGTCGTTCAAGCCGATCGTCTATTCGGCCGCGCTCGACAACGGCTATACGCCGTCGACCGTCGTGCTCGACGCGCCGATCGAAATCGACCAGGGCCAGGGCGCCGGCGTGTGGCGGCCTGAAAACTTCTCCTCGGGCAAGTTCCAGGGACCGGTGACACTGCGCAACGCGCTGCGGCAATCGCTGAATACCGTGACGGTGCGCCTGGCGCAGGACATCGGCATGCCGCTGATCGGCGAATATTCACGCCGGTTCGGCGTCTATGATGAGCTGCCGAATTATCTCTCCTACGCGCTCGGCGCCGGCGAGACGACGGCGATGCGCATGGTCACGGCCTATTCGATGCTCGCCAATGGCGGCCGCCGGGTGAAGCCGACCTTGATCGACCGCATCCAGGACCGCTACGGCCACACCATCTTCAAGCACGACCAGCGCGAATGCCGCGGCTGCGACGCCCCGGGCGGCTGGAAGAACCAGCCCGAGCCGCAGCTGATCGACCGCCGCGAGCAGGTGCTCGATCCCATGACTGCCTATCAGATCACCGAGCTGATGGAAGGCGTGGTGCAGTCCGGTACGGCCACGGTGATCAAGGAGGTCGGCAAGCCGGTCGCCGGCAAGACCGGCACCACTAACGAGGCCAAGGACGCCTGGTTCGTCGGCTTCTCCCCTGATATCGCGGTCGCGGTCTACATGGGCTATGACAAGCCGCGCCCGCTCGGAAAGGGCAATGCTGCGACCGGCGGCCATCTCGCTGCGCCGATCGTGCGTGACTTCCTCAAGCTCGCGCTCGCCGACAAGCCGGCGGTTCCGTTCAAAGTGCCGGCCGGCATCAAGCTCGTGCGCGTCGCCGCCAAGACCGGCATGCGTGCCGGCCCCGGCGAGACCGGCGGAACCATCCTCGAAGCCTTCAAGCCGGGCACGGCGCCGCCGGATAATTATTCGGTGATCGGCGTTGCCGACGCCGACGCACGCGGCGGAATGTCGGCGCAGCAGCAGCCGGATTCCGGCTTCCTCATGCGGCCGGGCACCGGCGGGCTGTGGTAA
- the prfB gene encoding peptide chain release factor 2 (programmed frameshift), translated as MRAEIERLVEEIKQSVGLLRRHLDVEKSTARLAELNKLAEDPNLWNDPQKAQKLMQERTSLEDSLSGIGKVEQELEDDIGMIELGEAEGDEGVVAEAEVALKNLKKEVARRELEALLSGEADRFDSYLEVHAGAGGTESQDWAQMLLRMYTRWAETHGFKVEYLEESEGEEAGIKSATIQVSGHNAYGWLKTEAGVHRLVRISPFDSNARRHTSFSSVQVFPVIDDSIKIDIKESDVRVDTMRSGGAGGQHVNKTESAVRLTHIPTGVAVVCQAGRSQHKNRAQAWDMLRARLYEIELKKREEKAAADQAAKTDIGWGHQIRSYVLQPYQMVKDLRTGVQTSDTSGVLGGDLDEFMAATLAQRAFGTTTGDIEDVD; from the exons ATGCGCGCCGAAATCGAACGGTTGGTAGAAGAGATCAAGCAGTCAGTCGGGCTGCTGAGGAGGCATCTT GACGTCGAGAAATCGACGGCGCGCCTCGCTGAGCTGAACAAGCTCGCAGAAGATCCCAACCTCTGGAACGATCCCCAGAAAGCCCAGAAGCTGATGCAGGAGCGCACCTCGCTCGAGGATTCGCTGTCGGGCATCGGCAAGGTCGAGCAGGAGCTCGAAGACGACATTGGCATGATCGAGCTCGGCGAGGCCGAGGGCGATGAAGGTGTCGTCGCCGAGGCCGAAGTCGCGCTGAAGAACCTCAAGAAAGAGGTGGCGCGGCGCGAGCTCGAGGCGCTGCTGTCGGGCGAGGCCGATCGCTTCGATTCCTATCTCGAAGTCCATGCCGGCGCCGGCGGCACCGAGAGCCAGGACTGGGCGCAGATGCTGCTGCGCATGTACACGCGCTGGGCCGAGACGCATGGTTTCAAGGTCGAGTACCTCGAAGAGTCCGAGGGCGAAGAAGCCGGCATCAAGTCGGCGACGATCCAGGTCTCCGGCCATAACGCCTATGGCTGGCTGAAGACCGAAGCCGGCGTGCATCGCCTCGTGCGCATCTCGCCGTTCGATTCCAACGCGCGGCGGCACACCTCGTTCTCGAGCGTGCAGGTGTTCCCCGTCATCGACGACAGCATCAAGATCGATATCAAGGAATCCGACGTCCGCGTCGACACCATGCGCTCGGGCGGCGCCGGCGGTCAGCACGTCAACAAGACCGAATCCGCTGTGCGCCTGACGCACATTCCGACCGGCGTTGCCGTGGTCTGCCAGGCCGGCCGCTCCCAGCACAAGAACCGGGCGCAGGCCTGGGACATGTTGCGTGCGCGGCTCTACGAGATCGAGCTGAAGAAGCGCGAGGAGAAGGCGGCCGCCGACCAGGCCGCCAAGACCGATATCGGCTGGGGTCACCAAATCCGCTCCTACGTTCTCCAACCCTATCAGATGGTGAAGGATCTGCGCACTGGCGTGCAGACCTCCGACACCTCGGGCGTGCTCGGCGGCGATCTCGACGAGTTCATGGCCGCGACGCTGGCGCAGCGCGCCTTCGGCACCACGACCGGCGATATCGAGGACGTGGACTGA
- a CDS encoding NAD(P)-dependent oxidoreductase, with the protein MPRIAFIGLGRMGHGMAGRYLDAGFTVTVWNRSKAKAEDLIARGALWTTSPEDAAIDADAVVTMVADDEASRAVWLGPTGAAKTAKAGTIAIECSTVSYDHAREMGRELNARGLIYIDCPVTGLPDAAAAGKLTLLAGADAADLERARPFLEPIGSTIRHFGPVGAGTVYKLINNLLGAIQIAGLAEGLAIAEQAGLDMKLVLESIQAGVAASPQVARHSKRMVARDFSGATFTAALRHKDAAYAVRLAESLLADKPLVARAAVEAYAQAKAAMPDEDEGRMIELVSQPKKPSL; encoded by the coding sequence ATGCCGCGCATCGCCTTCATCGGGCTTGGGCGGATGGGCCACGGGATGGCCGGCCGCTACCTCGATGCCGGCTTCACGGTGACGGTCTGGAATCGTAGCAAGGCCAAGGCGGAAGATCTGATCGCACGCGGCGCGCTTTGGACGACCTCGCCGGAGGATGCCGCGATCGATGCCGACGCGGTCGTGACCATGGTTGCCGACGACGAGGCCTCGCGCGCGGTATGGCTCGGGCCGACCGGCGCGGCCAAGACCGCCAAGGCTGGCACCATCGCGATCGAATGCTCCACCGTCTCCTATGACCACGCCCGCGAGATGGGCCGCGAGCTCAATGCGCGCGGGCTGATCTACATCGACTGCCCCGTGACCGGATTGCCTGACGCGGCAGCGGCCGGGAAGTTGACGCTGCTTGCCGGCGCCGATGCCGCTGATCTCGAACGCGCGCGGCCTTTTCTCGAACCGATCGGCTCGACCATCCGCCATTTCGGCCCGGTCGGCGCCGGCACCGTCTACAAGCTCATCAACAATCTCCTGGGTGCGATCCAGATCGCGGGCCTTGCCGAGGGCCTCGCGATCGCCGAGCAGGCCGGGCTCGATATGAAGCTGGTGCTGGAGTCGATCCAGGCGGGCGTGGCCGCGAGTCCGCAAGTAGCGCGCCACTCCAAGCGCATGGTCGCGCGCGATTTCAGCGGCGCGACCTTCACGGCGGCGCTCCGGCACAAGGATGCCGCCTATGCGGTGAGGCTTGCCGAGAGCCTGCTCGCCGACAAGCCGCTGGTCGCGCGCGCAGCGGTCGAGGCCTACGCTCAGGCGAAGGCGGCGATGCCTGACGAGGACGAGGGCAGGATGATCGAGCTGGTGTCGCAGCCGAAGAAGCCGTCCTTGTAG